One genomic segment of Phalacrocorax carbo chromosome Z, bPhaCar2.1, whole genome shotgun sequence includes these proteins:
- the IDUA gene encoding alpha-L-iduronidase isoform X3, whose protein sequence is MNKERKIRQLSYLLCSVMNGKLHYNFTALDNLMDRLWENKLIPGFELMGNPSGYFSDFEDKEQVVRWRNLITLLASRYIDRYGLEHVAKWNFETWNEPDHHDFDNVSMSVKGFLNYYDACSEGLRAASPLLKFGGPGDSFHPLPRSPICWSLLCHCYNGTNFFTGETGVRLDYISLHKKGGGSSLYILQQEVEAVEQIQKLFPSFASVAIYNDEADPMVGWSIPQLWRADVTYAAMVVKVIIQHQNLLISKANNTINYTLLSNDNAFLSYYPHYFTQRTLTARFQMNNTKPPHVQMVRKPVLTVMGLLALLGEKQTFAEVHSSEGESTQNSTIGVLASVHTPSEMQPSDSWQATLLMYSSEDNRTSSNISTVTVNATHFPKLRELVYVTYYLDNNQTNPYLKWKKLGSPDFPSPEQFQQIRDAEDPVATGPFPFPEGGILTLKQDLPVPSVFLIHICARPRSVPDQVTGVRLIPLTKGQVIVLWDDGCVNSKCIKTFEVEFSPDGKAYRRINPKDTIFTLWVYSPGSSVSGFYRVHAIDYWGKAGLSSLPVEYVEAFE, encoded by the exons CGTGATGAATGGGAAACTTCACTACAATTTTACTGCCTTGGATAACCTTATGGATCGTCTGTGGGAAAATAAGTTAATTCCAG GATTTGAACTGATGGGGAATCCGTCAGgctatttttctgattttgaagaTAAAGAACAGGTAGTAAGATGGAGAAACTTAATTACACTTCTGGCCAGCAGATACATAG ATAGGTATGGATTGGAGCATGTTGCTAAATGGAATTTTGAAACGTGGAATGAACCAGACCACCACGACTTTGACAATGTGTCTATGTCGGTGAAAG GGTTTCTCAACTATTATGACGCTTGTTCAGAAGGATTAAGAGCAGCCAGTCCTCTACTAAAATTTGGAGGGCCTGGGGATTCCTTCCACCCCTTGCCCAGGTCACCCATATGCTGGAGTCTTCTGTGTCATTGCTACAATGGAACCAACTTCTTCACAGGGGAGACTGGTGTACGCCTGGACTACATCTCTCTCCATAAGAAG GGAGGTGGGAGTTCTCTCTACATCTTGCAACAAGAAGTAGAAGCAGTTGAACAAATTCAGAAGCTGTTTCCaagttttgcttctgttgcCATATACAATGATGAAGCAGACCCAATGGTTGGATGGTCCATTCCACAACTGTGGCGAGCTGATGTGACTTATGCAGCTATGGTTGTAAAG GTAATCATCCAGCATCAAAACCTGCTCATTTCCAAAGCCAACAACACCATCAACTACACACTGCTGAGTAATGACAATGCCTTCTTGAGCTACTACCCCCATTACTTCACACAGCGGACTCTGACAGCACGTTTTCAGATGAACAATACAAAGCCACCTCATGTCCAGATGGTGCGGAAACCCGTGCTGACTGTCATGGGCTTGCTGGCACTGCTAG gagaaaagcagacttTTGCAGAAGTGCACAGCAGTGAAGGTGAAAGCACTCAAAACAGCACAATTGGTGTCCTGGCATCTGTGCACACCCCAAGTGAGATGCAGCCCTCAGACAGTTGGCAAGCTACTCTACTGATGTATTCAAGTGAGGATAACAGGACTTCGTCCAACATCAGCACTGTCACAGTGAATGCCACCCACTTCCCCAAACTTAGAG AGCTGGTATATGTGACGTATTACCTGGATAACAACCAAACCAATCCCTACCTGAAGTGGAAAAAGCTGGGAAGCCCTGACTTTCCTTCCCCAGAACAGTTCCAGCAAATAAGGGATGCTGAG GACCCGGTGGCAACAGGCCCATTCCCATTTCCTGAAGGTGGCATCCTGACACTGAAGCAAGACCTTCCTGTTCCCTCAGTCTTTCTTATCCACATCTGTGCAAGACCCAGATCTGTTCCTGATCAA GTGACTGGTGTTCGTTTGATCCCTCTCACAAAGGGGCAGGTCATTGTGTTGTGGGACGATGGCTGTGTAAATTCAAA ATGTATAAAGACATTTGAAGTGGAGTTCTCACCAGATGGAAAAGCATACCGGCGGATTAATCCCAAAGACACAATATTCACTCTCTGGGTCTACAGTCCAG GAAGCTCAGTCTCCGGCTTTTACAGAGTGCACGCCATTGACTACTGGGGGAAGGCAGGCCTGTCCTCTCTTCCTGTGGAGTATGTTGAAGCTTTCGAGTGA
- the LOC104047422 gene encoding purpurin: MKYARYVFLASILSTVEYSLAQTCAVESFSVKDNFDPKRYAGKWYALAKKDPEGLFLQDNISAEYTVEEDGTMTASSKGRVKLFGFWVICADMAAQYTVPDPTTPAKMYMTYQGLASYLSSGGDNYWVIDTDYDNYAITYACRSLKEDGSCDDGYSLIFSRNPRGLPPAIQRIVRQKQEEICMSGQFQPVLQSGAC; this comes from the exons ATGAAATACGCACGGTATGTTTTCCTGGCCTCGATCCTCTCCACTGTTGAATATAGCCTAGCTCAGACCTGTGCAGTGGAATCGTTCTCTGTGAAAGACAATTTTGATCCAAAAAGG TATGCAGGGAAATGGTATGCCCTAGCCAAGAAGGATCCAGAGGGCCTTTTCCTTCAGGACAACATCTCTGCTGAATACACAGTGGAGGAAGATGGCACAATGACAGCATCTTCCAAAGGCCGAGTGAAGCTTTTTGG GTTCTGGGTGATCTGTGCTGACATGGCTGCTCAGTATACGGTACCTGACCCAACCACTCCAGCAAAAATGTACATGACCTACCAAGGCCTGGCCAGCTACCTCTCCAGTGGTG GGGACAACTACTGGGTGATTGACACCGACTATGATAACTATGCCATTACCTATGCCTGCCGCAGTCTAAAGGAGGACGGCTCCTGTGATGATGGCTACTCCCTGATCTTCTCACGCAACCCCCGTGGCCTCCCCCCAGCCATCCAGCGCATTGTGCGtcagaagcaggaagaaatcTGCATGTCTGGCCAGTTCCAGCCCGTGCTTCAGTCAG ggGCCTGCTAA
- the IDUA gene encoding alpha-L-iduronidase isoform X2, with translation MNLAYISSVPHGGIEQVRIHWLLELVALSVMNGKLHYNFTALDNLMDRLWENKLIPGFELMGNPSGYFSDFEDKEQVVRWRNLITLLASRYIDRYGLEHVAKWNFETWNEPDHHDFDNVSMSVKGFLNYYDACSEGLRAASPLLKFGGPGDSFHPLPRSPICWSLLCHCYNGTNFFTGETGVRLDYISLHKKGGGSSLYILQQEVEAVEQIQKLFPSFASVAIYNDEADPMVGWSIPQLWRADVTYAAMVVKVIIQHQNLLISKANNTINYTLLSNDNAFLSYYPHYFTQRTLTARFQMNNTKPPHVQMVRKPVLTVMGLLALLGEKQTFAEVHSSEGESTQNSTIGVLASVHTPSEMQPSDSWQATLLMYSSEDNRTSSNISTVTVNATHFPKLRELVYVTYYLDNNQTNPYLKWKKLGSPDFPSPEQFQQIRDAEDPVATGPFPFPEGGILTLKQDLPVPSVFLIHICARPRSVPDQVTGVRLIPLTKGQVIVLWDDGCVNSKCIKTFEVEFSPDGKAYRRINPKDTIFTLWVYSPGSSVSGFYRVHAIDYWGKAGLSSLPVEYVEAFE, from the exons CGTGATGAATGGGAAACTTCACTACAATTTTACTGCCTTGGATAACCTTATGGATCGTCTGTGGGAAAATAAGTTAATTCCAG GATTTGAACTGATGGGGAATCCGTCAGgctatttttctgattttgaagaTAAAGAACAGGTAGTAAGATGGAGAAACTTAATTACACTTCTGGCCAGCAGATACATAG ATAGGTATGGATTGGAGCATGTTGCTAAATGGAATTTTGAAACGTGGAATGAACCAGACCACCACGACTTTGACAATGTGTCTATGTCGGTGAAAG GGTTTCTCAACTATTATGACGCTTGTTCAGAAGGATTAAGAGCAGCCAGTCCTCTACTAAAATTTGGAGGGCCTGGGGATTCCTTCCACCCCTTGCCCAGGTCACCCATATGCTGGAGTCTTCTGTGTCATTGCTACAATGGAACCAACTTCTTCACAGGGGAGACTGGTGTACGCCTGGACTACATCTCTCTCCATAAGAAG GGAGGTGGGAGTTCTCTCTACATCTTGCAACAAGAAGTAGAAGCAGTTGAACAAATTCAGAAGCTGTTTCCaagttttgcttctgttgcCATATACAATGATGAAGCAGACCCAATGGTTGGATGGTCCATTCCACAACTGTGGCGAGCTGATGTGACTTATGCAGCTATGGTTGTAAAG GTAATCATCCAGCATCAAAACCTGCTCATTTCCAAAGCCAACAACACCATCAACTACACACTGCTGAGTAATGACAATGCCTTCTTGAGCTACTACCCCCATTACTTCACACAGCGGACTCTGACAGCACGTTTTCAGATGAACAATACAAAGCCACCTCATGTCCAGATGGTGCGGAAACCCGTGCTGACTGTCATGGGCTTGCTGGCACTGCTAG gagaaaagcagacttTTGCAGAAGTGCACAGCAGTGAAGGTGAAAGCACTCAAAACAGCACAATTGGTGTCCTGGCATCTGTGCACACCCCAAGTGAGATGCAGCCCTCAGACAGTTGGCAAGCTACTCTACTGATGTATTCAAGTGAGGATAACAGGACTTCGTCCAACATCAGCACTGTCACAGTGAATGCCACCCACTTCCCCAAACTTAGAG AGCTGGTATATGTGACGTATTACCTGGATAACAACCAAACCAATCCCTACCTGAAGTGGAAAAAGCTGGGAAGCCCTGACTTTCCTTCCCCAGAACAGTTCCAGCAAATAAGGGATGCTGAG GACCCGGTGGCAACAGGCCCATTCCCATTTCCTGAAGGTGGCATCCTGACACTGAAGCAAGACCTTCCTGTTCCCTCAGTCTTTCTTATCCACATCTGTGCAAGACCCAGATCTGTTCCTGATCAA GTGACTGGTGTTCGTTTGATCCCTCTCACAAAGGGGCAGGTCATTGTGTTGTGGGACGATGGCTGTGTAAATTCAAA ATGTATAAAGACATTTGAAGTGGAGTTCTCACCAGATGGAAAAGCATACCGGCGGATTAATCCCAAAGACACAATATTCACTCTCTGGGTCTACAGTCCAG GAAGCTCAGTCTCCGGCTTTTACAGAGTGCACGCCATTGACTACTGGGGGAAGGCAGGCCTGTCCTCTCTTCCTGTGGAGTATGTTGAAGCTTTCGAGTGA